One segment of Falco rusticolus isolate bFalRus1 chromosome 3, bFalRus1.pri, whole genome shotgun sequence DNA contains the following:
- the PDCD6 gene encoding programmed cell death protein 6 isoform X4, translated as MAAGYQYRPNGGGGAALPDPAFLWNVFQRVDKDRSGIISDNELQQALSNGTWTPFNPATVRSILGMFDRENKGGVNFNEFTGVWKYISDWQNVFRTYDRDNSGMIDKNELKQALTGFGYRLSDQFYDILIRKFDRQGRGQVAFDDFIQCCVVLQRLTDVFRRYDTDQDGWIQVSYEQYLSMVFSIV; from the exons ATGGCGGCGGGGTATCAGTACAGGCCCaacggcggcggcggcgccgcgctGCCCGACCCCGCCTTTCTGTGGAACGTCTTCCAGAG GGTTGATAAAGATCGGAGTGGAATAATATCTGATAATGAACTTCAGCAGGCATTATCAAATG gCACATGGACTCCATTTAATCCAGCGACAGTCAGGTCGATTCTCG gcatgtttgacagagaaaacaaaggtgGCGTGAACTTCAATGAATTCACAGGAGTCTGGAAGTACATCTCAGACTGGCAGAATGTCTTTCGAACGTATGACAGAGACAATTCTGGAATGATTGACAAAAATGAACTAAAGCAGGCACTAACAGGTTTTG GTTACCGACTGTCTGACCAATTCTACGATATCCTTATTCGGAAATTTGACAGACAAGGAAGAGGACAAGTTGCTTTTGATGACTTTATTCAGTGCTGTGTTGTTTTACAG AGACTGACTGATGTGTTCCGACGATACGATACTGATCAAGATGGCTGGATTCAGGTGTCCTATGAGCAGTATCTTTCCATGGTCTTCAGCATCGTATGA
- the PDCD6 gene encoding programmed cell death protein 6 isoform X1, producing MAAGYQYRPNGGGGAALPDPAFLWNVFQRVDKDRSGIISDNELQQALSNGTWTPFNPATVRSILGMFDRENKGGVNFNEFTGVWKYISDWQNVFRTYDRDNSGMIDKNELKQALTGYRLSDQFYDILIRKFDRQGRGQVAFDDFIQCCVVLQRLTDVFRRYDTDQDGWIQVSYEQYLSMVFSIV from the exons ATGGCGGCGGGGTATCAGTACAGGCCCaacggcggcggcggcgccgcgctGCCCGACCCCGCCTTTCTGTGGAACGTCTTCCAGAG GGTTGATAAAGATCGGAGTGGAATAATATCTGATAATGAACTTCAGCAGGCATTATCAAATG gCACATGGACTCCATTTAATCCAGCGACAGTCAGGTCGATTCTCG gcatgtttgacagagaaaacaaaggtgGCGTGAACTTCAATGAATTCACAGGAGTCTGGAAGTACATCTCAGACTGGCAGAATGTCTTTCGAACGTATGACAGAGACAATTCTGGAATGATTGACAAAAATGAACTAAAGCAGGCACTAACAG GTTACCGACTGTCTGACCAATTCTACGATATCCTTATTCGGAAATTTGACAGACAAGGAAGAGGACAAGTTGCTTTTGATGACTTTATTCAGTGCTGTGTTGTTTTACAG AGACTGACTGATGTGTTCCGACGATACGATACTGATCAAGATGGCTGGATTCAGGTGTCCTATGAGCAGTATCTTTCCATGGTCTTCAGCATCGTATGA
- the PDCD6 gene encoding programmed cell death protein 6 isoform X2, with amino-acid sequence MEARRVDKDRSGIISDNELQQALSNGTWTPFNPATVRSILGMFDRENKGGVNFNEFTGVWKYISDWQNVFRTYDRDNSGMIDKNELKQALTGFGYRLSDQFYDILIRKFDRQGRGQVAFDDFIQCCVVLQRLTDVFRRYDTDQDGWIQVSYEQYLSMVFSIV; translated from the exons ATGGAAGCGAGAAG GGTTGATAAAGATCGGAGTGGAATAATATCTGATAATGAACTTCAGCAGGCATTATCAAATG gCACATGGACTCCATTTAATCCAGCGACAGTCAGGTCGATTCTCG gcatgtttgacagagaaaacaaaggtgGCGTGAACTTCAATGAATTCACAGGAGTCTGGAAGTACATCTCAGACTGGCAGAATGTCTTTCGAACGTATGACAGAGACAATTCTGGAATGATTGACAAAAATGAACTAAAGCAGGCACTAACAGGTTTTG GTTACCGACTGTCTGACCAATTCTACGATATCCTTATTCGGAAATTTGACAGACAAGGAAGAGGACAAGTTGCTTTTGATGACTTTATTCAGTGCTGTGTTGTTTTACAG AGACTGACTGATGTGTTCCGACGATACGATACTGATCAAGATGGCTGGATTCAGGTGTCCTATGAGCAGTATCTTTCCATGGTCTTCAGCATCGTATGA
- the PDCD6 gene encoding programmed cell death protein 6 isoform X3, with the protein MFDRENKGGVNFNEFTGVWKYISDWQNVFRTYDRDNSGMIDKNELKQALTGFGYRLSDQFYDILIRKFDRQGRGQVAFDDFIQCCVVLQRLTDVFRRYDTDQDGWIQVSYEQYLSMVFSIV; encoded by the exons atgtttgacagagaaaacaaaggtgGCGTGAACTTCAATGAATTCACAGGAGTCTGGAAGTACATCTCAGACTGGCAGAATGTCTTTCGAACGTATGACAGAGACAATTCTGGAATGATTGACAAAAATGAACTAAAGCAGGCACTAACAGGTTTTG GTTACCGACTGTCTGACCAATTCTACGATATCCTTATTCGGAAATTTGACAGACAAGGAAGAGGACAAGTTGCTTTTGATGACTTTATTCAGTGCTGTGTTGTTTTACAG AGACTGACTGATGTGTTCCGACGATACGATACTGATCAAGATGGCTGGATTCAGGTGTCCTATGAGCAGTATCTTTCCATGGTCTTCAGCATCGTATGA